A genomic stretch from Carcharodon carcharias isolate sCarCar2 chromosome 27 unlocalized genomic scaffold, sCarCar2.pri SUPER_27_unloc_1, whole genome shotgun sequence includes:
- the LOC121273570 gene encoding gastrula zinc finger protein XlCGF49.1-like, producing the protein MEKPWKCGDCGKGFRSPSELEAHRRSHTGERPFVCSVCEKGFTHSSNLLRHQRLHTGERPFTCSECGNGFSQLSSLQSHQRIHTGERPFICSECGKGFRNSSDLHKHQRDHTGERPFACSECGKRFIHSSNLLRHQRVHTEETPFSCSECGKAFSHSSNLQRHQRVHTGERLFICSQCEKGFSNSSDLRKHQRVHTGERPFTCSECGKGFSNSADLLRHQRVHTGERPFTCSECGKGFNQLSHLLRHQRVNLN; encoded by the exons ATGGaaaaaccgtggaaatgtggggactgtgggaaaggattcagatCCCCATCTGAGCTGGAAGCTCACCGACGCAGtcatactggggagaggccatttgtCTGCTCTGTATGtgagaagggattcactcattcatccaacctgctgagacaccagcgacttcacactggggagaggccattcacctgctctgaatgtgggaatgGGTTCAGTCAGTTATCCAGCCTGCagtcacaccagcgaattcacactggggagaggccatttatcTGTtccgaatgtgggaagggattcagaaaTTCATCCGACCTGCATAAACACCAACGagatcacactggggagaggccatttgcttgctctgaatgtgggaagagatttattcattcatccaacctgctgcgacaccagcgagttcacacggAGGAGACACCATTCTCCtgttctgaatgtgggaaggCATTCAGTCATTCTTCCAActtgcagagacaccagcgagttcacactggggagaggctgttcatctGCTCTCAATGTGAGAAGGGATTCAGTAATTCATCTGACCTGcggaaacaccagcgagttcacaccggggagaggccattcacctgctctgagtgtgggaaaggattcagtaATTCAGctgacctgctgagacaccagcgagttcacactggggagagaccattcacctgctctgagtgtgggaagggattcaatcagttatcccacctgttgagacaccagcga GTAAATCTAAACTAA